Genomic window (Primulina eburnea isolate SZY01 chromosome 8, ASM2296580v1, whole genome shotgun sequence):
caCCTCCCATAAAAAATTAGTGACCTAATAtagatataataaaaattaataatttttagttGGAAAAGAATGAGCACATTATGTTGTCAGTTTGCCGAGTAAACCCTTTGTTCTTTATTTACATGTCATTTGACTCTGAGATTTGCACACAAAATATCTCCAAATCCTTTGACTTCTGCTGCTGCAcgatatatattataaacaaaaaCAAGCCGAAGCCAGAGTTTATCTATAGAAACCCTCTGTGATCTTCTTCCACAACCCACCgttctggttcttcttcttgttCTTCCTTTTTTTCCTGCAGAGATGAAGACCCTTTTCTTTGCGATAATGGCGCTGCCTGCCCATAGTTATTATGGCAGAATGTACGTGTGAGGCCGATGAAGAAGAACGAAACACGTCTCTGGCATTAAAATACAAATTAGTGGCAATCGCGTCGATATTAGTGGCTAGTGCAATTGGGGTTTGCCTTCCGGTTCTTGGAAAAGCGGTGCCTGCATTGAGCCCTGATCGGAACTTCTTCTTCATCGTCAAAGCTTTCGCCGCCGGAGTGATCCTGTCGACGGGTTTTATACATGTTCTACCGGACGCTTTCGAGGACCTGACGTCTCCGTGCATCGGCGAGAGACCGTGGGGGGATTTCCCGTTCACGGGTTTTATCGCCATGGTTTCTGCTATTGGGTCGTTGATGGTGGATACGTACGCCACTTCGCATTACAGGCGCAGGTCGGCCGGTAAGGCGGCGGCCCAAGTTGGGAATGAGGAGGAAGGGATGGTTCAGGTGCATGCTCACGCCACGCACGGCCATGCACATGGATCTGTTTCTTCGGTGTCGGATTCTGATGAAACGGAGCTCCTCCGGCATCGAGTAATATCCCAGGTATATTATTAGATTGTATGAAATTTCAGTCGTACACGTCTTTTCGGTTCTGTACGTtccatcaaatttttttttattttgcaatATAATTTTCGATCGATCATCTTGTATAAATATATCGAGATAAAATTACATATTTAGAGAATAATTAACAAGTTTTTCAATTCAGGAAATGATCTTCTCGAGTCCTTTAATTTCTTTCGAAAAATATTTGGATTTTGAGCTTCTTTTTGCATTAGTCGTCTAGTCCTTAATTTCCTATCCgtaattaaatttgaattttgacCATGAGTACTCTTCAATCGTAAAACTTCGATATTTTACCAAGTTTTTTGAATTACCCATACGTTTGAATCATCAGGTGTTGGAGTTGGGTATCATAGTCCACTCGGTGATAATTGGAATCGCTTTAGGTGCTTCGGAAAGTCCTAAAACAATACGGCCTTTGATTGCTGCTTTGACATTCCATCAATTCTTTGAAGGCATTGGCCTCGGAGGATGCATTGCACAGGCAAAGTTCAAGTCACGGGCAGTCGCAATAATGGGTCTATTCTTCTCCCTCACGACTCCAGTTGGCATTGCAATTGGCATTGGAATAACCAACATCTACAGTGAAACAAGCCCGACTGCTCTGATTGTCCAAGGATGCTTTAACTCAGCATCTGCAGGGATCTTGATATACATGGCACTCGTGGATCTTCTTGCTGCTGATTTTATGAGTCCCAAATTGCAAAGCAGTGGAAAGCTTCAATTAGGAGCAAATGTCTCTCTTCTTTTGGGTGCTGGAGCTATGTCTCTTTTGGCCAAGTGGGCTTGAGTTTTTCTGATGTTTTGTAACTTATGCTGGTTATACAATTTCTTTAATCTTATTTACCATTGGTGCCattctttttttaatttgaagctGATACAACACTGTCACActgttttcttggtttggaCACTTGACCGGAGGATTTTCGGTGGAGTgatctttttctttctttttccatTGAATAAGAAGTTGCTGCTTGTTCCAATTTCTAGTTCCTTATCCACTTGAATAGAAATTCACTGAATCAAGTAGGAAGTTGCTTAGCAACCTTTAAAACAAGTTTTAGTTATTAACTTATTTTTGGTCAAAGCACACGCAATCTTCTTGAGATCTAAACACAAACATATGTAGGCTAGGACTTGAAGTTAAGTGGAAGCTTGCATCAACGCTGGCAAATCTGCCCATGTGGGCAAATCACGCCCATCGATCTATCTAAATTTCAGAATCTAAAACGCGTTTGAGTCGAGAAGGAACCGTACGACAAGCAGCTAATCGGCTCGAAAGTCCGCATTCAAAGTCAAAGTCAAAGTTGACAGCTCGGGAGAAGGACGATTGATAACTTCATCTCTGAAAGTGGCCCCCCAACAATTACTTCAAAAGAAAAATGTCCCAAACATGACAAGGGCAAAAGTAATTCACAAAAATAActaatgatttatttaatcattaattTCTTTGCTGGTCGAGTGAAAaaccttttgaaagaatttatgttaaaaaaaaaaattatttacttattttttgtcaaagcacaaACAATCTTCTTGGGATCTGAACACAGAGATAGGTAGGCCATAACAAAGTTGACAGCTTGGGAGAAGGACGATTGATACTTCACATGCTCTGTAGACCAAACTTAATCAtatacccaaaaaaaaaaaaaaaacttaatcaTATACTACCAATAATGTTACCTAGCAATTAATTCCATCTTTTAGATGTGATTATATATGTCCAATTTGAATAGTACTAGTGATTAGGTACAAGTTAACCAAACTGCTCTTCTGATTTGAAAATCCACAAGTTAAACCTTTTACATTCGTTGAAAATGATAATTGACAAAATTATCTTATGATTTTAACAATCAATTTATTGCaaatgtgaattttttttttgaaagaaatCATAGAAATATAAACGAAAATTGACTTTGCTGTCGGTAATATTTGCTTGTCTGTCAGGTGTGGCGATATATGGTTTAAAATTTAGTGGTTAGAGAACACGACGGAAGAAATAAGGACAAGAGAAGAGAATTATTTTCTTCCGAGAAAAAAAGAATGTGACATAAATGAAGCAAGCACAAACGAAGTCTTTGGATACATTAAATTACGTGTCATTTATAAAACAAGAAgcacaattatttaataaaaattaaaatttgattttttttaaaaataatttgattcatttttttatttatattgatttagtcttttgtcatattagacgaataaattaattaagaacttatatactttactttcaaaattgtttctcaaattgaaattcaagtcgttaattttatgttatataataaattataattagcataatatatagaatgaattgaactgaaacaaattttgaaaatatatatatctaagAACCACGTATAAGGTATAATAACCTAAAGAACCACGTATAAGGTAtaataacctaaaaatcaaccagattatggattttataaatgcattaatcataatttatataagtgaaGCACACTAAGGACAAATAAttgtcaatttaaaatatttatgactAACTcgtcaaaatattatcaaaactaacgaaataataataattgataataaaatataaactataatactcaaaatttgcttttaaaatttgttttcaatcatttttaCACGGTTGAAAGATTTTCTCAAACGGTTATAAATACTAACCACGTGAAAAGTGTGAAAGACGGTTCAATATTTCTAATGATATTTTCAACCAGTTGACAATCTAAACAACAAGATATAGTTTGAAGagttagtctcatgtgagaccgtctcacggatattaattcgtgagaccggtcaaccctacccatattcaaataaaaagtaatattcttagcataaaaagtaatactttttcatggatgatccaaataaggaatccgtctcacaaatacgacccgtgagaccgtttcatacaagtttttgcctagttTAAAATGTAAAAACTTGTGAATAGTAAAGACACGGGAATTTTATGGATGTACAACACTCACACGTCACTCCTTCCTCTGTAAAAAGGATTCCAATAAAAGACTttgtcttatatatatatataaatatatatatttataagtgcgactaaaatatttaaacttctTATTATAGCtaactattttaatttttctatcagattcatattttatgatattattagtatattaaaattcataattattgatataaattctaataaataatttattaaattctttactttcaattcttagttaaaaaataataaaatatattagtattaaatttcatattattatattattatatacttatcATGTAATTGTACTAttgcatatataattatttttttcttatatcttcatgtgatactataatttattacttacTTAGAAACTAcactaaaatataattacaaaattgcattaaaataataaaataacatgtagaaagaaaattaaaaggataaaatatttaaacttagTATAAAGATGGATTATTTGAGAAAGTTAATTTAGGAATTACATTTTATTCTTGAAGTGATATATATTATTACAATCAATGTATATTGTAGTGATAATTCTTTAGCAATTGTTagactattaattatatatgatgtggaataattaggctactaattaattatatattaggtggaataaataaaaaaaattgatatttttttttacacttacaacaattagaaatttacaaatatatctttattgaatttttggatttgtattgatgaggatgtcatttttatcttttgacAATTGAAAAAATTGTCAATTATCTACACTTACGTAGgtttatagataaaaaaaatatatttttattatcaaacatatattcatttttaatgcATAGATTTCTCATAAATTATGTAGAAAATTtccatgcaattaatctaacaacacacaatttaaggggatggtagaaaatttacaatgaaaaactttgttattatttttacacttttataagtataatagttaaatatatattcttttaatatttttaatgattttttaaaattaaaaaaagctattgttttaatattttttctaagaattatgtatcaagaaaatattatttctctaatgtatttttattataaaatatttattcaatttttatgtaacattattttcaaagattcttatgttgtaattttttattaaaaaataaaaacactattttaatccttatgtatttaatgattgtgtaattttcatgcaattaatctGACAATACACAATTTATGAGAATGGTAGAAAATTTACaaggaaaattttgttattctttttgtacttttataagtataatagttaaatatatattctttttaatattttttgtaagaaatatgtatgaagaaaatattatttttctaatatattttttattatcgaatatcgattcaatttttatgtaatattattttcaaaatttcttattttacaattttctattaaaaaaataaaaacactatGATCCTCATGTGTTTAATgagttcaaaaaaataaatacctcAATTAAATACTTAATCAATACATTACAAATCCATTATCCCAAATTTGTccctaaattttatatatttttttcaccAATGCCCATGCAATTAATACAAACAATGCATAGTTTTTGGGCAATGTAGTAAAATCACAATCAAAAAACTTTGCCCAtcatccacacttttataggtatatagattAACATTTGACACAAATTAAAGGTGCATCAT
Coding sequences:
- the LOC140838423 gene encoding LOW QUALITY PROTEIN: zinc transporter 8-like (The sequence of the model RefSeq protein was modified relative to this genomic sequence to represent the inferred CDS: deleted 1 base in 1 codon), producing the protein MKTLFFAIMALLPIVIMAECTCEADEEERNTSLALKYKLVAIASILVASAIGVCLPVLGKAVPALSPDRNFFFIVKAFAAGVILSTGFIHVLPDAFEDLTSPCIGERPWGDFPFTGFIAMVSAIGSLMVDTYATSHYRRRSAGKAAAQVGNEEEGMVQVHAHATHGHAHGSVSSVSDSDETELLRHRVISQVLELGIIVHSVIIGIALGASESPKTIRPLIAALTFHQFFEGIGLGGCIAQAKFKSRAVAIMGLFFSLTTPVGIAIGIGITNIYSETSPTALIVQGCFNSASAGILIYMALVDLLAADFMSPKLQSSGKLQLGANVSLLLGAGAMSLLAKWA